TACCCCAAATAATGAGATTAATTTTTTTACCTCATCAGATTCACAATTGGCACATTTAATTATCTCATTATGAGTTCTTATTAAAACCTCAAATTTATTGCCACAATTTA
The sequence above is drawn from the bacterium genome and encodes:
- a CDS encoding zinc ribbon domain-containing protein, yielding MPIYEYQCINCGNKFEVLIRTHNEIIKCANCESDEVKKLISLFGV